From the Solanum stenotomum isolate F172 chromosome 4, ASM1918654v1, whole genome shotgun sequence genome, one window contains:
- the LOC125862976 gene encoding pre-mRNA-processing factor 19 homolog 2-like isoform X2, with protein MTLFQLKLASGASFNWNFLQIVKPRPVQAASIPGMLGIFQKYWDGLMLSNFALEQQLHTARQELSHALYQHDAACRVIARLKKERDEARELLAQAERQVPMAATTSAANGAALSYGKRAAEEEEMDPGSKKIRPGISGDVIKELQDCNAALSQQRKRRQIPATLAPVDALKRYTQLNSYPLHKTNKPGILSLDIHYPKDIIATGGVDSTAVVFDLPSGQIVSTLSGHSKRVTSVRFAAEGELVVTGSADKTVRVWQNSENGNYDCRHTLKDHGAEVQAVTVHATNKYFVSASLDGTWCFYDLASSLCLAQVADASESEGYTSAAFHPDGLILGAGTSGAQVKIWDVKSQANVARFEGHVGAVTAISFSENGYFLATAAHDSVKLWDL; from the exons ATGACATTATTCCAGTTAAAACTGGCAAG TGGAGCTTCCTTTAATTGGAACTTTTTGCAGATAGTGAAGCCCCGACCTGTGCAGGCTGCCAGCATTCCTGGGATGCTGGGAATCTTTCAGAAGTAT TGGGATGGTCTGATGCTATCCAATTTTGCTTTGGAACAGCAATTACATACTGCAAGGCAAGAACTGAGTCATGCTCTATATCAG CATGATGCTGCTTGCCGGGTAATTGCTAGGCtgaaaaaggaaagagatgaggcaAGAGAATTGCTTGCACAGGCTGAAAGACAAGTACCCATGGCAGCAACTACATCAGCAGCTAATGGTGCTGCTCTAAGCTATGGCAAAAGAG CTGCAGAGGAAGAGGAGATGGATCCCGGCAGTAAGAAAATTCGCCCAGGAATATCAGGCGATGTTATTAAAGAGCTTCAGGATTGTAATGCTGCTCTTTCACAACAAAGGAAAAGGCGACAG ATACCTGCAACTTTGGCTCCTGTGGATGCTCTTAAGAGATATACCCAACTGAATAGTTATCCTCTTCACAAAACCAACAAACCAGGCATCTTGTCTCTGGATATCCATTATCCTAAG GACATCATTGCTACTGGTGGAGTTGATTCAACTGCTGTGGTCTTTGATCTACCTTCAGGACAGATTGTATCGACACTAAGTGGTCACTCAAAGAGG GTAACTAGTGTCAGATTTGCTGCTGAGGGTGAACTAGTAGTTACTGGCTCTGCAGATAAG ACAGTTCGTGTGTGGCAAAACTCTGAAAATGGAAATTATGACTGTAGGCATACTTTGAAGGACCACGGTGCTGAG GTGCAGGCTGTCACCGTCCATGCAACCAATAAGTACTTTGTGTCTGCTTCTCTTGATGGCACATGGTGCTTTTATGATCTTGCATCTAGTTTATGCCTTGCTCAG GTAGCAGATGCTTCAGAATCTGAGGGCTACACATCTGCAGCTTTTCACCCTGATGGTCTGATCCTTGGAGCAGGGACTTCAGGGGCTCAGGTCAAGATATGGGATGTAAAAAGTCAG GCAAATGTTGCAAGATTTGAAGGCCATGTTGGTGCAGTAACTGCAATTTCCTTCTCAGAAAATGGTTATTTCTTAGCA ACTGCAGCTCATGATAGTGTTAAACTTTGGGATTTATGA
- the LOC125862976 gene encoding pre-mRNA-processing factor 19 homolog 2-like isoform X3 gives MDDIIPVKTGKIVKPRPVQAASIPGMLGIFQKYWDGLMLSNFALEQQLHTARQELSHALYQHDAACRVIARLKKERDEARELLAQAERQVPMAATTSAANGAALSYGKRAAEEEEMDPGSKKIRPGISGDVIKELQDCNAALSQQRKRRQIPATLAPVDALKRYTQLNSYPLHKTNKPGILSLDIHYPKDIIATGGVDSTAVVFDLPSGQIVSTLSGHSKRVTSVRFAAEGELVVTGSADKTVRVWQNSENGNYDCRHTLKDHGAEVQAVTVHATNKYFVSASLDGTWCFYDLASSLCLAQVADASESEGYTSAAFHPDGLILGAGTSGAQVKIWDVKSQANVARFEGHVGAVTAISFSENGYFLATAAHDSVKLWDL, from the exons ATGGATGACATTATTCCAGTTAAAACTGGCAAG ATAGTGAAGCCCCGACCTGTGCAGGCTGCCAGCATTCCTGGGATGCTGGGAATCTTTCAGAAGTAT TGGGATGGTCTGATGCTATCCAATTTTGCTTTGGAACAGCAATTACATACTGCAAGGCAAGAACTGAGTCATGCTCTATATCAG CATGATGCTGCTTGCCGGGTAATTGCTAGGCtgaaaaaggaaagagatgaggcaAGAGAATTGCTTGCACAGGCTGAAAGACAAGTACCCATGGCAGCAACTACATCAGCAGCTAATGGTGCTGCTCTAAGCTATGGCAAAAGAG CTGCAGAGGAAGAGGAGATGGATCCCGGCAGTAAGAAAATTCGCCCAGGAATATCAGGCGATGTTATTAAAGAGCTTCAGGATTGTAATGCTGCTCTTTCACAACAAAGGAAAAGGCGACAG ATACCTGCAACTTTGGCTCCTGTGGATGCTCTTAAGAGATATACCCAACTGAATAGTTATCCTCTTCACAAAACCAACAAACCAGGCATCTTGTCTCTGGATATCCATTATCCTAAG GACATCATTGCTACTGGTGGAGTTGATTCAACTGCTGTGGTCTTTGATCTACCTTCAGGACAGATTGTATCGACACTAAGTGGTCACTCAAAGAGG GTAACTAGTGTCAGATTTGCTGCTGAGGGTGAACTAGTAGTTACTGGCTCTGCAGATAAG ACAGTTCGTGTGTGGCAAAACTCTGAAAATGGAAATTATGACTGTAGGCATACTTTGAAGGACCACGGTGCTGAG GTGCAGGCTGTCACCGTCCATGCAACCAATAAGTACTTTGTGTCTGCTTCTCTTGATGGCACATGGTGCTTTTATGATCTTGCATCTAGTTTATGCCTTGCTCAG GTAGCAGATGCTTCAGAATCTGAGGGCTACACATCTGCAGCTTTTCACCCTGATGGTCTGATCCTTGGAGCAGGGACTTCAGGGGCTCAGGTCAAGATATGGGATGTAAAAAGTCAG GCAAATGTTGCAAGATTTGAAGGCCATGTTGGTGCAGTAACTGCAATTTCCTTCTCAGAAAATGGTTATTTCTTAGCA ACTGCAGCTCATGATAGTGTTAAACTTTGGGATTTATGA
- the LOC125862975 gene encoding uncharacterized protein LOC125862975 → MNSIKDTVSEKLSRLFSDSPSKSSDQQPQARPYTKEGRSLSSVLSIFLPSTSFSKFKDEDDVKSLRSHSFTWRSKSFSWHDRPLERYAECDDHNDHMEEGENGLIRSSIGVLNESFYTPRCNEEPNSARSVASGFEPFEDAPDGGSLEQSMPNLVDDSVFISPDLYDFFQSSLPNIVKGCQWSLLYSTAKHGISLRTLIRMSANSSGPCLLITGDKQGAVFGGLLEAPLRPTAKRKYQGTVQSFVFTTVYGEPRLFRPTGANRYFYLCMNEILALGGGGHFALCLDGDLLSGNSGPCDTFGNLCLAHDEEFELKNVELWGFTHASRYLTS, encoded by the exons atgaaTTCCATAAAGGATACAGTTTCTGAGAAGCTTTCACGTCTTTTTTCTGATTCTCCTTCTAAATCTTCAGATCAACAACCTCag GCCAGGCCATACACCAAAGAGGGAAGATCTTTATCATCTGTACTTTCTATCTTTCTACCGTCAACGAGTTTTAGTAAGTTCAAAGATGAAGATGATGTCAAGTCGCTTCGATCACATTCTTTTACGTGGAGAAGTAAAAGTTTCTCATGGCATGATAGACCTTTGGAGAGATACGCAGAATGTGATGATCATAATGATCACATGGAAGAAGGTGAAAATGGCTTGATCAGGAGTTCAATTGGTGTGTTGAACGAATCGTTCTATACACCTAGGTGTAATGAAGAACCTAATTCTGCAAGGAGTGTCGCCAGTGGTTTTGAACCTTTCGAAGATGCACCTGATGGAGGCAGTTTAGAGCAGTCCATGCCTAATCTCGTTGATGATTCTGTTTTCATTTCTCCGGACTTGTATGATTTTTTCCAGTCTTCTCTCCCTAATATAGTGAAAGGCTGTCAATGGTCCTTGTTGTATAG CACCGCGAAACATGGTATATCACTTCGTACGCTAATTCGCATGAGTGCTAATTCTTCTGGTCCCTGCTTGCTG ATTACCGGCGATAAGCAAGGTGCTGTATTTGGTGGGTTGCTGGAGGCACCACTCAGGCCTACCGCGAAGCGAAAGTACCAA GGAACAGTTCAATCATTTGTATTCACAACTGTATATGGTGAACCAAGGCTATTCAGACCTACGG GTGCCAACAGATATTTTTACTTATGCATGAATGAAATCCTGGCACTTGGAGGAGGTGGACATTTCGCGTTATGTTTGGATGGAGATCT TTTATCTGGTAATAGTGGACCTTGTGATACGTTTGGGAACTTATGCTTAGCACATGATGAAGAGTTTGAGTTGAAGAATGTTGAG CTGTGGGGTTTCACACATGCATCTCGATACCTCACCTCGTAG
- the LOC125862976 gene encoding pre-mRNA-processing factor 19 homolog 2-like isoform X4, which yields MLSNFALEQQLHTARQELSHALYQHDAACRVIARLKKERDEARELLAQAERQVPMAATTSAANGAALSYGKRAAEEEEMDPGSKKIRPGISGDVIKELQDCNAALSQQRKRRQIPATLAPVDALKRYTQLNSYPLHKTNKPGILSLDIHYPKDIIATGGVDSTAVVFDLPSGQIVSTLSGHSKRVTSVRFAAEGELVVTGSADKTVRVWQNSENGNYDCRHTLKDHGAEVQAVTVHATNKYFVSASLDGTWCFYDLASSLCLAQVADASESEGYTSAAFHPDGLILGAGTSGAQVKIWDVKSQANVARFEGHVGAVTAISFSENGYFLATAAHDSVKLWDL from the exons ATGCTATCCAATTTTGCTTTGGAACAGCAATTACATACTGCAAGGCAAGAACTGAGTCATGCTCTATATCAG CATGATGCTGCTTGCCGGGTAATTGCTAGGCtgaaaaaggaaagagatgaggcaAGAGAATTGCTTGCACAGGCTGAAAGACAAGTACCCATGGCAGCAACTACATCAGCAGCTAATGGTGCTGCTCTAAGCTATGGCAAAAGAG CTGCAGAGGAAGAGGAGATGGATCCCGGCAGTAAGAAAATTCGCCCAGGAATATCAGGCGATGTTATTAAAGAGCTTCAGGATTGTAATGCTGCTCTTTCACAACAAAGGAAAAGGCGACAG ATACCTGCAACTTTGGCTCCTGTGGATGCTCTTAAGAGATATACCCAACTGAATAGTTATCCTCTTCACAAAACCAACAAACCAGGCATCTTGTCTCTGGATATCCATTATCCTAAG GACATCATTGCTACTGGTGGAGTTGATTCAACTGCTGTGGTCTTTGATCTACCTTCAGGACAGATTGTATCGACACTAAGTGGTCACTCAAAGAGG GTAACTAGTGTCAGATTTGCTGCTGAGGGTGAACTAGTAGTTACTGGCTCTGCAGATAAG ACAGTTCGTGTGTGGCAAAACTCTGAAAATGGAAATTATGACTGTAGGCATACTTTGAAGGACCACGGTGCTGAG GTGCAGGCTGTCACCGTCCATGCAACCAATAAGTACTTTGTGTCTGCTTCTCTTGATGGCACATGGTGCTTTTATGATCTTGCATCTAGTTTATGCCTTGCTCAG GTAGCAGATGCTTCAGAATCTGAGGGCTACACATCTGCAGCTTTTCACCCTGATGGTCTGATCCTTGGAGCAGGGACTTCAGGGGCTCAGGTCAAGATATGGGATGTAAAAAGTCAG GCAAATGTTGCAAGATTTGAAGGCCATGTTGGTGCAGTAACTGCAATTTCCTTCTCAGAAAATGGTTATTTCTTAGCA ACTGCAGCTCATGATAGTGTTAAACTTTGGGATTTATGA
- the LOC125862976 gene encoding pre-mRNA-processing factor 19 homolog 2-like isoform X1, whose amino-acid sequence MNCSISGEVPEERVVSTKSGLLFEKRLIERHISDYGKCPVTGEPLTMDDIIPVKTGKIVKPRPVQAASIPGMLGIFQKYWDGLMLSNFALEQQLHTARQELSHALYQHDAACRVIARLKKERDEARELLAQAERQVPMAATTSAANGAALSYGKRAAEEEEMDPGSKKIRPGISGDVIKELQDCNAALSQQRKRRQIPATLAPVDALKRYTQLNSYPLHKTNKPGILSLDIHYPKDIIATGGVDSTAVVFDLPSGQIVSTLSGHSKRVTSVRFAAEGELVVTGSADKTVRVWQNSENGNYDCRHTLKDHGAEVQAVTVHATNKYFVSASLDGTWCFYDLASSLCLAQVADASESEGYTSAAFHPDGLILGAGTSGAQVKIWDVKSQANVARFEGHVGAVTAISFSENGYFLATAAHDSVKLWDL is encoded by the exons atgAACTGTTCAA TTTCCGGCGAGGTACCGGAAGAACGAGTGGTTTCAACGAAATCCGGACTACTTTTTGAGAAGCGTTTAATTGAAAGACACATCTCG GATTATGGTAAATGTCCGGTTACTGGAGAGCCACTGACAATGGATGACATTATTCCAGTTAAAACTGGCAAG ATAGTGAAGCCCCGACCTGTGCAGGCTGCCAGCATTCCTGGGATGCTGGGAATCTTTCAGAAGTAT TGGGATGGTCTGATGCTATCCAATTTTGCTTTGGAACAGCAATTACATACTGCAAGGCAAGAACTGAGTCATGCTCTATATCAG CATGATGCTGCTTGCCGGGTAATTGCTAGGCtgaaaaaggaaagagatgaggcaAGAGAATTGCTTGCACAGGCTGAAAGACAAGTACCCATGGCAGCAACTACATCAGCAGCTAATGGTGCTGCTCTAAGCTATGGCAAAAGAG CTGCAGAGGAAGAGGAGATGGATCCCGGCAGTAAGAAAATTCGCCCAGGAATATCAGGCGATGTTATTAAAGAGCTTCAGGATTGTAATGCTGCTCTTTCACAACAAAGGAAAAGGCGACAG ATACCTGCAACTTTGGCTCCTGTGGATGCTCTTAAGAGATATACCCAACTGAATAGTTATCCTCTTCACAAAACCAACAAACCAGGCATCTTGTCTCTGGATATCCATTATCCTAAG GACATCATTGCTACTGGTGGAGTTGATTCAACTGCTGTGGTCTTTGATCTACCTTCAGGACAGATTGTATCGACACTAAGTGGTCACTCAAAGAGG GTAACTAGTGTCAGATTTGCTGCTGAGGGTGAACTAGTAGTTACTGGCTCTGCAGATAAG ACAGTTCGTGTGTGGCAAAACTCTGAAAATGGAAATTATGACTGTAGGCATACTTTGAAGGACCACGGTGCTGAG GTGCAGGCTGTCACCGTCCATGCAACCAATAAGTACTTTGTGTCTGCTTCTCTTGATGGCACATGGTGCTTTTATGATCTTGCATCTAGTTTATGCCTTGCTCAG GTAGCAGATGCTTCAGAATCTGAGGGCTACACATCTGCAGCTTTTCACCCTGATGGTCTGATCCTTGGAGCAGGGACTTCAGGGGCTCAGGTCAAGATATGGGATGTAAAAAGTCAG GCAAATGTTGCAAGATTTGAAGGCCATGTTGGTGCAGTAACTGCAATTTCCTTCTCAGAAAATGGTTATTTCTTAGCA ACTGCAGCTCATGATAGTGTTAAACTTTGGGATTTATGA